From Xyrauchen texanus isolate HMW12.3.18 chromosome 36, RBS_HiC_50CHRs, whole genome shotgun sequence, one genomic window encodes:
- the LOC127630067 gene encoding claudin-like protein ZF-A89: MVSAGLQMLGIALAIIGWIGVIVVCILPMWLVTAFTGQNIVTAQITWEGIWMNCVVQSTGQMQCKVYDSMLALSSDMQAARALCIISILVGVFGILLAAAGGKCTNCIEDENAKAKVGIIAGAFFIIAGLLCLIPVCWTANTVIRDFYNPLTNSAQKKELGASLFIGWAASALLIIGGALLCANCPPKDNYSAKYTARPGGPKGYV, from the coding sequence ATGGTATCTGCAGGGTTACAGATGCTGGGCATTGCCCTGGCTATCATCGGCTGGATCGGGGTGATAGTGGTGTGCATTCTTCCCATGTGGCTCGTCACAGCGTTCACCGGGCAGAACATAGTCACTGCGCAAATCACCTGGGAAGGAATCTGGATGAATTGTGTGGTTCAGAGCACCGGACAGATGCAGTGTAAAGTCTACGACTCAATGCTAGCCCTCAGCTCAGATATGCAGGCAGCTCGTGCCCTCTGCATCATCTCAATCCTGGTGGGGGTTTTTGGCATCCTGCTAGCGGCGGCTGGAGGGAAATGCACCAACTGCATTGAGGATGAGAACGCCAAGGCCAAAGTAGGCATTATTGCTGGAGCATTCTTCATTATCGCTGGACTTCTCTGCTTGATTCCGGTGTGTTGGACTGCCAACACAGTTATAAGGGACTTCTACAACCCTCTAACTAACAGCGCACAGAAGAAAGAGTTGGGAGCTTCGCTGTTTATTGGTTGGGCTGCCTCTGCGTTGCTGATTATTGGCGGTGCGTTACTTTGTGCCAACTGCCCTCCCAAAGACAACTACTCTGCAAAGTACACTGCTCGACCTGGTGGACCCAAAGGCTATGTGTGA